A portion of the Luxibacter massiliensis genome contains these proteins:
- the dnaJ gene encoding molecular chaperone DnaJ, protein MAESKRDYYEVLGLGKDADDAAIKKAYRVLAKKYHPDMNPGDAEAEKKFKEASEAYAVLSDPEKRRQYDQFGHAAFEGGAGGAGGFGGFDFNGADFSDIFGDIFGDLFGGSRRGGRGGNGPMKGASIRKSIRITFEEAIFGCEKELEVVLKDPCSVCGGTGAKPGTSPETCSKCGGKGQVVYTSQSFFGTVQNVQTCPSCGGSGKVIKDKCPSCSGSGYTSSKKRIKVSIPAGIDNGQSVRIREKGEPGANGGPRGDLLVEVNVSRHPIFQRQDMHIFSTVPISFAQATLGGDVKIPTVDGDVVYTVKAGTKTDTKVRLKGKGVPSLRNAQVRGDHYVTLVIQTPDKLSAEAKEALREFDRLSGNSLNQKAGEENGKPGKGKKRGFMEKVKEAFDE, encoded by the coding sequence ATGGCAGAGTCAAAAAGAGATTATTATGAGGTGCTTGGCCTGGGAAAGGATGCAGATGATGCGGCAATTAAAAAGGCATACCGTGTGCTGGCCAAAAAGTACCATCCAGATATGAACCCAGGGGATGCCGAGGCAGAGAAGAAGTTCAAAGAGGCATCAGAAGCGTATGCAGTGCTCAGTGACCCTGAAAAACGCCGTCAGTATGACCAGTTTGGACACGCAGCATTTGAAGGAGGAGCCGGCGGAGCAGGAGGGTTCGGCGGATTTGACTTCAATGGTGCGGATTTCAGTGATATATTTGGGGATATATTTGGAGATTTGTTTGGCGGCAGCAGAAGAGGCGGCCGCGGAGGCAATGGCCCCATGAAGGGGGCAAGTATCCGCAAGAGTATCCGGATCACATTTGAAGAGGCGATTTTTGGGTGTGAGAAAGAGCTGGAAGTCGTCTTAAAGGATCCCTGTTCGGTTTGCGGCGGTACTGGTGCAAAGCCGGGTACTTCCCCGGAGACTTGCTCTAAATGTGGTGGGAAGGGGCAGGTGGTTTATACATCGCAGTCCTTTTTTGGTACGGTTCAGAATGTCCAGACCTGTCCTAGCTGCGGCGGGTCAGGCAAAGTAATCAAAGATAAATGTCCATCCTGTTCAGGATCAGGCTATACATCCAGCAAAAAGAGAATCAAGGTTTCTATTCCGGCAGGCATTGACAACGGCCAGAGCGTAAGGATCCGCGAAAAGGGTGAACCCGGGGCAAACGGAGGCCCAAGAGGAGATTTGCTGGTGGAGGTCAATGTATCCAGACATCCCATATTCCAGAGGCAGGATATGCATATTTTCTCCACGGTGCCTATTTCCTTTGCACAGGCTACTCTTGGCGGGGATGTCAAGATTCCTACTGTGGATGGAGATGTGGTCTATACAGTCAAAGCAGGGACTAAGACGGACACCAAAGTACGCTTAAAGGGAAAAGGCGTCCCATCTCTGAGGAATGCCCAGGTCAGAGGGGACCACTATGTCACCTTAGTCATCCAGACCCCTGATAAATTAAGCGCAGAGGCAAAAGAGGCACTGCGTGAGTTTGACCGCCTGTCGGGAAATTCTTTGAACCAGAAAGCGGGTGAGGAGAATGGAAAGCCAGGAAAGGGAAAGAAAAGGGGATTCATGGAAAAGGTTAAGGAAGCCTTTGACGAGTAA
- the grpE gene encoding nucleotide exchange factor GrpE: protein MSKEKIVKEAVEEAKAKAAEEAAKEDAQPDAAAAEEPLDEQDAQTGGKAGLEEEADIEGKDEGSSDTPSKEKKKFGRKPKKDKKDEKIEDLTDRLTRQMAEFDNFRKRTDKEKSQMYEIGAKDIIEKILPVVDNFERGLAAVPEEEQSNPFAQGMEKIYKQLMTTLEEVGVKPIEAVGNEFDPDFHNAVMHVEDEELGENTVAEEFQKGYTYRDSVVRHSMVKVAN, encoded by the coding sequence ATGAGCAAAGAAAAGATTGTAAAAGAGGCTGTAGAGGAAGCTAAGGCAAAGGCTGCCGAGGAAGCAGCTAAGGAGGATGCGCAGCCTGATGCGGCTGCAGCTGAGGAGCCGCTAGATGAGCAGGATGCCCAGACAGGCGGCAAAGCCGGCTTGGAAGAGGAGGCTGATATAGAGGGGAAAGACGAGGGCAGCAGCGATACACCCTCTAAAGAGAAAAAAAAGTTTGGCCGAAAGCCAAAGAAAGACAAAAAAGACGAGAAAATTGAAGATCTGACAGACAGACTTACCCGTCAGATGGCAGAGTTTGATAACTTCCGCAAACGTACAGATAAGGAAAAGTCCCAAATGTATGAAATAGGAGCGAAAGATATCATAGAAAAAATTCTTCCGGTCGTGGATAATTTTGAACGCGGCCTGGCAGCTGTGCCAGAGGAAGAACAATCCAACCCCTTTGCACAGGGAATGGAAAAGATTTATAAACAGCTGATGACTACATTGGAGGAAGTTGGGGTAAAACCCATCGAGGCGGTAGGAAACGAATTTGACCCGGACTTCCATAATGCAGTGATGCATGTGGAAGATGAAGAATTAGGGGAGAACACAGTGGCCGAGGAGTTCCAAAAAGGCTACACATACCGCGATAGTGTAGTGAGGCATAGTATGGTGAAAGTAGCAAACTAA
- the holA gene encoding DNA polymerase III subunit delta, with protein sequence MKNLNEDLKTGQFKQIYLLYGEENYLKKQYKERFVKAMLPEGDTMNYAFYEGKGINIREVTDLAETLPFFADRRLIVLENTGLFKSAGAELAEYLKGLPKTASLIFVEDEVDKRSKLYKAVKAKGYVAELSAQDGATLKKWILGMVRREKKQITDAAVLHFLHKVGTDMENIQKEAEKLFCYTWGQDSISAEDIDAVCVTQISNHIFDMVSAVADKNQKRALDLYYELLASKEPPMRILFLLTRQYRILYQVRDLQKKGYGRKEIASRAGLHPFVAGKYMEQAKHFRMGELRAVMEDSAQAEESVKTGRLTDTLAVEVFIVKHSSAS encoded by the coding sequence ATGAAAAATTTGAATGAAGATTTAAAGACGGGACAGTTTAAACAGATATATCTCCTTTATGGGGAGGAAAATTATTTAAAAAAACAGTATAAGGAGCGGTTTGTAAAAGCCATGCTTCCAGAAGGAGATACAATGAACTATGCCTTTTATGAAGGGAAGGGCATAAATATCCGGGAAGTGACAGATCTGGCGGAGACGCTGCCCTTCTTTGCTGACAGAAGGCTGATCGTGCTGGAAAATACGGGACTTTTTAAAAGTGCAGGGGCAGAGCTGGCAGAATATTTGAAAGGACTGCCAAAGACGGCAAGTTTGATATTTGTTGAAGATGAAGTGGACAAGCGCAGCAAGCTGTATAAGGCAGTCAAGGCCAAGGGATATGTGGCTGAACTGTCGGCCCAGGATGGGGCCACCCTGAAAAAATGGATCCTTGGCATGGTGCGCAGGGAAAAGAAGCAGATTACAGATGCTGCAGTCCTGCATTTCCTTCATAAAGTGGGCACTGATATGGAGAATATACAGAAGGAAGCAGAAAAGCTTTTCTGTTATACGTGGGGGCAGGACAGTATTTCAGCAGAGGATATTGATGCAGTCTGTGTCACACAGATCTCCAACCATATATTTGATATGGTTAGTGCTGTGGCGGATAAGAACCAGAAACGGGCCCTGGATCTATATTATGAGCTTCTGGCGTCCAAGGAGCCGCCTATGCGTATTTTGTTTTTACTGACAAGACAATACCGAATCCTGTACCAGGTCAGGGATCTGCAGAAGAAAGGGTATGGAAGAAAAGAAATTGCCTCTAGGGCAGGACTACATCCTTTCGTGGCTGGAAAATATATGGAGCAGGCAAAACATTTTCGGATGGGGGAGCTCAGGGCCGTGATGGAAGACAGCGCCCAGGCGGAGGAGAGCGTGAAGACAGGCAGGCTTACGGATACGCTGGCAGTGGAAGTCTTTATTGTGAAGCATTCATCCGCCTCATAG
- the lepA gene encoding translation elongation factor 4 gives MSEFDQGKIRNFCIIAHIDHGKSTLADRIIEMTGLLTSREMQSQVLDNMELERERGITIKAQAVRTVYKAKDGEEYIFNLIDTPGHVDFNYEVSRSLAACDGAILVVDAAQGVEAQTLANVYLALDHDLDVMPVINKIDLPSADAERVIEEIEDVIGIEAQDAPLISAKTGLNVEQVLEQIVQKIPAPMGDAQAPLQALIFDSVYDSYKGVIVFCRIKQGTVRKGTTIRMMATGTTADVVEVGYFGAGQFIPCEELSAGMVGYMTASLKNVKDTQVGDTVTNAQRPCESPLPGYKKVNPMVYCGLYPADGAKYPDLRDALEKLKLNDAALQFEAETSVALGFGFRCGFLGLLHLEIIQERLEREYNLDLVTTAPSVIYKVHKTNGEVIELTNPTNLPDPAEIEYMEEPIVKAEIMVTSEFIGAIMDLCQERRGVYQGMEYIEEKRAVLNYHLPLNEIIYDFFDALKSRSRGYASFDYEMLGYEQAELVKLDILINKEEVDALSFIVHSGTAYERGRKMCEKLKEEIPRQLFEIPIQAAIGSKIIARETVKAMRKDVLAKCYGGDISRKKKLLEKQKEGKKRMRQVGNVEIPQKAFMSVLKLDDN, from the coding sequence TTGTCAGAATTTGATCAGGGTAAAATCCGGAATTTTTGTATTATTGCTCATATAGACCATGGGAAATCTACGTTGGCTGACAGGATTATCGAAATGACAGGACTTTTGACGAGCCGTGAGATGCAGTCCCAGGTGCTGGACAATATGGAGTTGGAGCGGGAGCGGGGGATTACCATTAAGGCTCAGGCCGTCCGTACAGTATATAAGGCAAAGGACGGAGAAGAATATATATTTAATTTGATTGACACTCCCGGGCATGTGGATTTTAATTATGAGGTTTCACGCAGCCTGGCAGCCTGTGACGGCGCAATTTTGGTGGTGGACGCCGCCCAGGGCGTGGAGGCCCAGACACTGGCAAATGTATACCTGGCCCTGGATCATGATCTGGATGTGATGCCTGTTATCAATAAGATAGATCTGCCAAGTGCAGATGCAGAGCGGGTAATAGAGGAGATTGAGGACGTCATCGGCATTGAGGCCCAGGACGCGCCTTTGATTTCTGCAAAGACAGGGCTGAATGTGGAGCAGGTGCTGGAGCAGATTGTGCAGAAGATACCTGCCCCTATGGGGGATGCCCAGGCTCCTCTGCAGGCATTGATTTTTGACTCTGTGTACGATTCATATAAAGGTGTAATTGTTTTCTGCAGAATTAAGCAGGGGACTGTGAGGAAAGGGACTACGATTAGAATGATGGCCACTGGCACTACGGCAGATGTGGTGGAAGTAGGATACTTTGGGGCGGGGCAGTTTATCCCCTGTGAGGAATTGAGCGCAGGCATGGTGGGGTATATGACGGCCAGCCTAAAAAATGTAAAGGATACCCAGGTCGGGGACACAGTGACCAATGCCCAGCGCCCCTGCGAGTCGCCCTTGCCTGGGTATAAAAAAGTAAATCCTATGGTGTACTGCGGCTTATATCCGGCGGACGGCGCTAAGTATCCAGATTTAAGAGATGCCCTGGAGAAACTTAAGCTCAATGATGCGGCCCTGCAGTTCGAGGCGGAGACCTCTGTGGCCCTGGGATTTGGATTCCGATGTGGCTTCCTGGGCCTTTTGCACCTGGAGATTATTCAGGAGCGATTAGAGAGGGAATATAATTTGGATTTGGTGACAACAGCGCCCAGTGTTATCTATAAGGTGCATAAGACAAACGGCGAAGTGATTGAACTTACCAATCCTACAAATCTGCCTGACCCGGCTGAGATCGAGTATATGGAAGAACCTATTGTGAAAGCAGAGATTATGGTGACTTCGGAATTCATCGGGGCGATTATGGATTTGTGCCAGGAGCGCAGAGGTGTGTATCAGGGTATGGAATATATTGAAGAGAAGCGTGCAGTGCTGAATTATCATCTGCCCCTCAATGAGATTATCTATGACTTTTTTGATGCCCTGAAATCCCGCTCCAGAGGTTATGCGTCCTTTGACTATGAAATGCTCGGCTATGAGCAGGCAGAGCTTGTAAAGCTGGATATTCTTATAAATAAGGAAGAAGTGGATGCGCTCTCCTTTATTGTACACAGCGGCACGGCATATGAGCGGGGGAGGAAGATGTGCGAGAAGCTGAAAGAGGAGATCCCCAGACAGTTGTTTGAGATCCCCATCCAGGCAGCCATTGGCAGCAAAATTATTGCCCGCGAGACAGTGAAAGCTATGCGTAAGGATGTACTGGCAAAGTGCTATGGAGGTGATATTTCCCGTAAGAAGAAGCTGCTGGAAAAGCAGAAGGAGGGAAAGAAACGTATGCGCCAGGTGGGAAATGTGGAAATCCCCCAGAAAGCTTTCATGAGTGTCCTGAAGTTGGATGATAATTAA
- the hemW gene encoding radical SAM family heme chaperone HemW: MRGQKELGLYIHIPFCIKKCLYCDFLSFSSDERIRQLYIDTLLEELRGLSSQLDSAYQVSTVFIGGGTPSILKAEQAESLLQAVKTSFHLAKEAEITMEANPGTVDKAKLEAWRCGGVSRISLGLQSANDQELRLLGRIHTFQEFLQTYEMARREGFWNINVDLISAIPGQTLESWKKTLAAVAGLGPEHISAYSLIVEEKTPFHEMYGEGRGKGFPRLPDEDTERAIYEVTEETLLKYGYMKYEISNYARQGFECKHNLGYWERREYLGAGLGAASLIGHMRYHNTEDMGEYLEWAGKKTDICRELEHLTIEEEMEEFMFLGLRKTEGVSAACFRETFGIDIGRVYGPQLDRLGSMGLTAVSGDRIYLTKRGTDLSNRVFVEFMEPKIQ, translated from the coding sequence ATGAGGGGACAAAAGGAGCTGGGGTTATATATCCATATTCCCTTTTGCATAAAAAAGTGCCTGTACTGTGACTTTCTATCCTTTTCTTCAGATGAAAGGATACGGCAGTTATATATAGATACACTGCTAGAAGAGCTAAGAGGGCTTTCCTCCCAGCTTGACAGTGCTTATCAAGTGTCAACTGTGTTTATAGGCGGCGGGACGCCTTCTATATTGAAGGCTGAACAGGCGGAGTCTCTTCTGCAGGCTGTTAAAACCTCCTTCCATTTGGCTAAGGAGGCAGAGATTACCATGGAGGCCAATCCCGGGACTGTGGACAAGGCCAAGCTGGAGGCCTGGAGGTGTGGGGGAGTCAGCCGCATCAGCCTTGGGCTGCAGTCGGCCAATGACCAGGAATTGAGACTTTTGGGAAGGATCCATACCTTCCAGGAATTCCTTCAGACTTATGAAATGGCCCGCAGGGAAGGATTCTGGAATATCAATGTGGACCTAATATCCGCTATACCCGGACAGACATTAGAGAGCTGGAAAAAGACATTAGCTGCAGTGGCCGGACTTGGGCCGGAGCATATCTCTGCATACAGCCTTATTGTGGAGGAGAAAACCCCTTTTCATGAGATGTATGGGGAGGGGAGGGGCAAGGGATTTCCCCGGCTTCCCGACGAGGACACAGAGCGGGCCATTTATGAGGTGACGGAAGAGACTCTTTTAAAATATGGCTATATGAAATATGAGATTTCCAACTACGCAAGGCAAGGATTTGAATGCAAACATAACCTGGGGTACTGGGAACGCCGGGAATATCTGGGAGCAGGCCTTGGGGCGGCTTCACTGATAGGCCATATGAGATACCATAACACGGAGGATATGGGTGAATATCTGGAATGGGCAGGCAAAAAGACAGATATCTGCCGGGAGCTGGAACACCTTACTATAGAAGAAGAGATGGAGGAATTTATGTTCCTGGGCCTGCGGAAAACAGAAGGCGTGTCAGCCGCGTGTTTCCGGGAGACATTTGGGATAGACATCGGCAGGGTCTACGGGCCGCAGTTGGACAGGCTGGGGAGCATGGGCCTTACGGCTGTATCTGGTGACAGGATCTACTTGACAAAAAGGGGGACAGATTTAAGTAACCGGGTATTTGTAGAGTTTATGGAACCCAAAATACAGTAA
- a CDS encoding response regulator transcription factor — MEVGYLKDTRILLVDDEQELLNMVKSILSDAGFVNVKTAGTIREAAQIAESYSPQLAILDVMLPDGDGFSFMEQLKKKGDYPVLFLSACGEDDDKFKGFGLGADDYIVKPFLPRELLYRIVAILKRCYKEENPLVKLHSSKIDFTRAEVIKDGEHIPLTAKEYELLSALYRNAGRIVTIDALCEAAWGDNPYGYENSLMAHIRRIREKIESAPSHPVSLVTVKGLGYKLNVEGK; from the coding sequence ATGGAAGTTGGATATCTTAAAGATACACGTATCCTGCTTGTTGATGATGAACAGGAACTTTTAAATATGGTTAAGTCTATTTTGTCTGATGCCGGGTTTGTCAATGTCAAGACGGCCGGCACTATAAGAGAAGCTGCCCAAATCGCTGAAAGCTATTCTCCGCAGCTTGCTATTCTTGATGTCATGCTGCCTGACGGAGACGGTTTTTCTTTTATGGAGCAGTTAAAAAAGAAGGGAGATTATCCTGTTTTATTTCTAAGCGCCTGCGGTGAGGACGATGATAAATTTAAGGGGTTTGGCCTGGGGGCCGACGATTATATTGTAAAACCATTTTTACCCAGAGAGCTGCTTTACCGTATTGTAGCAATCCTGAAAAGATGCTACAAAGAAGAAAACCCCCTTGTTAAACTTCACAGCAGTAAAATTGATTTTACCCGTGCAGAAGTAATCAAAGATGGGGAACACATCCCTTTGACCGCCAAAGAATATGAGCTTTTATCCGCCCTATACCGTAATGCAGGGCGTATTGTGACAATAGATGCCTTATGTGAAGCCGCCTGGGGGGATAATCCTTATGGGTATGAAAACTCTCTGATGGCCCACATCCGCCGCATCAGGGAAAAGATTGAAAGCGCCCCCTCCCATCCTGTGTCCTTGGTTACAGTCAAGGGCCTGGGTTACAAGCTGAATGTGGAGGGAAAATAA
- a CDS encoding Fic family protein, producing MNYDMLLDKKEQLNRIRNTIPSEAMESFEKSFDIEYAHNSTAIEGNTLTLIQTKAILEDGLSVGGKTLREIYEVANHAKAFAYVKKCVAEGKPLNEAIAKDIHALLMENILTGGIYRNVEVRISGAGFKPPTPNEMYRQVKNFFADLPYRTALNPIELAAWTHAESVKIHPFIDGNGRTSRMLMNYQLMSGGFLPVSIAKENRLEYFDALEAYAIGVDLRPFADMVAGLEENRLDEYLAIISEQVMEDDSPTQTM from the coding sequence ATGAATTATGACATGCTTCTTGATAAAAAAGAACAGCTTAATCGGATCAGGAATACAATCCCGTCAGAAGCGATGGAGAGTTTTGAGAAGAGTTTTGACATCGAGTACGCGCACAACTCTACAGCCATTGAAGGCAATACCCTGACGCTAATCCAGACGAAGGCAATCCTGGAGGATGGTCTTTCTGTCGGGGGGAAAACCCTCCGGGAGATTTATGAGGTGGCAAACCATGCGAAAGCCTTTGCCTATGTGAAGAAATGTGTAGCGGAAGGCAAACCGTTAAACGAAGCCATTGCCAAGGATATCCACGCCCTGTTGATGGAAAATATTCTGACGGGAGGGATCTACCGCAACGTGGAAGTTCGTATCTCCGGCGCGGGTTTCAAGCCTCCGACACCCAATGAAATGTACCGGCAGGTTAAAAATTTCTTTGCAGACCTGCCCTACAGAACAGCTCTCAACCCGATAGAACTTGCTGCATGGACGCATGCTGAGTCTGTAAAGATCCATCCCTTTATCGATGGGAATGGAAGAACCTCCCGGATGCTGATGAACTATCAGCTCATGTCAGGAGGATTTCTCCCGGTCTCTATCGCAAAAGAAAACCGACTGGAATACTTCGATGCGCTGGAAGCGTATGCTATAGGTGTGGATCTGAGGCCATTTGCAGATATGGTCGCAGGGTTAGAGGAAAACCGATTGGATGAATACCTTGCTATCATCAGCGAACAGGTTATGGAGGATGATTCTCCAACACAGACAATGTAA
- a CDS encoding IS3 family transposase gives MPRNISPLEKLRAIKEEHGEHFYPIQALCKLGSISRAAYYKWLNHEVSENEQENRWIAELIEKIHSESPDKGYRRIRDELGRCHGIDVNDKRILRIFRKLGIKSTIKYANDGCTRQAANPQYIAENILNREFTAKTPNEKWLTDVTGFYYYIGIEKHKVYLSAILDLYDRKIAAYRIGDSNNNPLVFDTFDDAVKYFLIVYLTGNSSNFGETS, from the coding sequence ATGCCTAGAAACATATCACCATTAGAAAAACTAAGGGCAATAAAAGAAGAACACGGGGAACATTTTTATCCGATACAGGCACTTTGCAAACTTGGTAGTATTTCCAGAGCAGCCTACTATAAATGGCTGAATCATGAAGTGTCAGAAAACGAACAGGAGAACCGATGGATTGCGGAGTTGATAGAAAAAATTCACAGCGAATCACCGGATAAAGGATATCGCAGAATTCGTGATGAACTGGGACGCTGCCATGGGATCGATGTAAATGATAAGCGGATTCTCCGCATTTTCCGGAAACTTGGTATCAAGTCCACTATTAAATATGCCAATGATGGCTGTACAAGACAAGCGGCAAATCCACAGTATATAGCAGAAAATATACTGAACCGTGAATTTACGGCAAAAACTCCGAATGAGAAGTGGCTAACGGATGTCACAGGGTTCTATTACTATATTGGAATTGAAAAACATAAGGTGTATTTAAGTGCGATTCTTGATCTGTACGACAGAAAAATTGCAGCTTATCGTATCGGTGACAGTAATAACAATCCACTGGTGTTTGATACCTTTGATGATGCAGTTAAATATTTTTTAATTGTCTACTTGACGGGAAACAGCTCAAACTTTGGGGAAACCTCATAG
- the hrcA gene encoding heat-inducible transcriptional repressor HrcA, with the protein MDIGTELSSRKLVILKAIIQNYLETGEPVGSRTLSKYTELNLSSATIRNEMADLEDLGYIFQPHTSAGRIPSDRGYRLYVDMLMEEKEQEITELKNKMLEKTDKVDKVLKQAAKVLAANTNYATMVSAPVNSRNTLKFIQLSQVDEEQIVAVIVMGGNVIKNKIIEVGETLSNENLLKLNMLLNTTLNGMSIEEINLGLIARLKEQAGIHSQVISDVLDAVAEIIHVDEDMEIYTSGATNIFKYPELSDKQSAQEIISAFEEKQQLADLVTETLASEENHGIQVYIGDEAPVKTMRDCSVVTATYELGEGMKGTIGIIGPKRMDYEHVMKTLKTLQSELDAIYYKDPKEQEGE; encoded by the coding sequence TTGGATATAGGCACAGAGCTGAGCAGCAGGAAGCTGGTGATCTTAAAGGCTATTATCCAGAATTACCTGGAGACAGGGGAGCCTGTAGGTTCACGGACCCTCTCAAAATATACAGAGCTGAATCTGAGTTCAGCTACTATCAGGAATGAGATGGCTGACCTGGAGGATTTGGGATATATATTCCAGCCTCATACATCGGCGGGGCGTATCCCTTCAGACAGAGGATACCGGCTGTATGTTGATATGCTGATGGAGGAAAAGGAACAAGAGATCACAGAGCTGAAGAACAAGATGCTGGAAAAGACCGATAAGGTAGATAAAGTGCTGAAGCAGGCGGCCAAAGTCCTGGCAGCCAATACGAACTACGCGACTATGGTTTCAGCCCCGGTCAACAGCAGGAATACACTTAAATTTATCCAGCTTTCCCAGGTAGACGAAGAGCAGATTGTGGCTGTGATTGTGATGGGCGGCAACGTGATTAAGAATAAGATTATTGAGGTTGGTGAAACACTAAGTAATGAGAATCTTCTTAAGCTGAATATGCTGCTCAATACGACGCTCAACGGAATGTCAATTGAGGAAATCAATCTGGGGCTGATAGCAAGGCTGAAAGAGCAGGCGGGAATCCACAGCCAGGTTATCAGCGATGTCCTGGATGCCGTGGCCGAGATCATCCATGTGGATGAGGACATGGAAATTTATACAAGCGGCGCCACAAATATTTTTAAATACCCAGAACTCAGCGATAAGCAGAGTGCCCAGGAGATTATCAGTGCATTCGAGGAAAAGCAGCAGTTGGCAGACCTTGTGACTGAGACGCTGGCCAGTGAGGAGAATCATGGGATCCAAGTATACATTGGGGATGAGGCTCCAGTGAAGACTATGAGGGACTGTAGTGTTGTGACAGCGACTTACGAGTTGGGCGAAGGCATGAAAGGCACGATTGGCATTATCGGCCCAAAACGGATGGATTATGAACATGTCATGAAGACGCTGAAAACTCTGCAAAGTGAGTTGGATGCGATTTATTATAAAGATCCAAAAGAACAGGAAGGTGAATAG
- a CDS encoding sensor histidine kinase, which yields MKSIPKLIRRFVGILLLSLLLLLFFNFFLLAIVASKQSPNSSPWKTAQEAADALQLTKNGYILPENITAELKAHNIWGIYIDNDTMQVVWHTDNLPDTVPMKYTISEISNLTRGYMESYPTFTGESENGLIVLGYPKDSFWKHMWPSWDYQLIANSPKIILSVILLNAGLLLLISVSVNAKLLKSVKPITNGIQSLGNGEAVCIKEKGLLSEIAANINKTSEVLKSQDHQLRKKESARANWIAGVSHDIRTPLSMVMGYAGQLESDCSLPENERRKASAIRRQSERMRNLINDLNLASKLEYNMQPFVEKKENAVTIVRQVVVDFINTDIYNAYPIEWNTDGAALPCFINADKDLLKRAVSNLLQNCMNHNENGCAIYVSVSTSEGNCMIRVEDDGAGVSDEQIKHLNDTPHYMICDTNVAEQRHGLGLLIVRQVVASHHGTVTIGRSSYGGFAVNITLPLVIERPGPK from the coding sequence GTGAAGAGCATTCCTAAACTCATCCGCCGTTTTGTGGGTATATTATTATTAAGTTTACTGCTTCTGCTTTTTTTTAATTTCTTTTTGCTGGCCATTGTGGCCTCAAAGCAATCTCCAAATAGCTCTCCATGGAAAACTGCCCAGGAGGCGGCTGATGCATTGCAGCTGACAAAAAACGGCTATATATTGCCTGAAAATATAACGGCAGAATTGAAGGCCCATAATATCTGGGGTATTTATATCGACAATGATACCATGCAGGTAGTCTGGCACACAGATAACCTTCCTGACACCGTTCCTATGAAATATACAATTTCGGAAATTTCAAATCTTACCCGCGGCTACATGGAAAGTTACCCTACATTTACTGGAGAATCTGAGAATGGACTTATTGTATTGGGATATCCCAAAGATAGTTTTTGGAAACATATGTGGCCCAGCTGGGATTATCAGCTGATCGCCAATTCCCCTAAAATTATCCTCTCTGTAATTCTGCTGAATGCAGGACTGCTGCTCTTGATATCTGTGTCTGTAAATGCAAAACTGTTAAAATCAGTAAAACCAATCACAAACGGTATACAGTCATTAGGTAATGGGGAGGCTGTCTGCATCAAAGAAAAGGGCCTGCTCTCTGAAATTGCCGCGAACATCAACAAAACTTCTGAGGTACTTAAGTCCCAGGACCATCAACTGAGGAAAAAAGAAAGTGCCCGGGCAAACTGGATCGCAGGCGTATCCCACGACATACGGACGCCTTTGTCCATGGTAATGGGTTATGCCGGACAATTAGAAAGCGACTGCAGCCTGCCAGAAAATGAACGCAGGAAGGCTTCTGCCATACGCAGGCAAAGCGAAAGAATGAGAAACCTCATCAATGACCTTAATCTGGCCTCCAAGCTAGAATACAATATGCAGCCATTTGTGGAGAAAAAAGAAAACGCCGTTACCATTGTAAGGCAGGTTGTTGTGGATTTTATCAACACCGATATCTATAATGCTTATCCTATTGAATGGAATACAGACGGCGCTGCCCTGCCCTGCTTCATAAATGCAGATAAAGATTTGTTAAAAAGAGCTGTTTCCAACCTCCTGCAAAACTGCATGAACCATAATGAAAACGGCTGCGCCATTTATGTTTCTGTCAGTACATCAGAAGGTAACTGCATGATCCGTGTTGAGGATGACGGCGCCGGGGTTTCTGATGAACAAATCAAACATCTGAACGATACCCCTCATTATATGATTTGTGACACCAATGTGGCAGAGCAGCGCCATGGTTTGGGGCTGCTTATCGTCAGACAGGTGGTTGCATCCCATCATGGGACTGTCACAATCGGCCGCAGCTCTTATGGAGGTTTTGCAGTAAATATCACCTTGCCGCTAGTTATAGAACGACCAGGCCCCAAGTAA